The Prodigiosinella aquatilis region ATTTGTTCCCGTTTTGGAACGGGAAGAAACCTTGTGTTTCTACCGCCGAAAAGCATAGAAATAGCAACCTGCCACTTTCGTTGATGTTTCCCATATATGCTTCTTTTTTGTGCATCATGATTTAATTTGGTGCAATTACATCTTTTTTTTCTTCCCAGAGACATTACCTTCACGTTGTCCTTATCAACTATTTTTCGTCTTTTTTCATCGTATTAAGCAATTTTTTTTCAATATGTTCATATTGGCATTTTTACTGCATATATTCCATTGTTACGAAAACAATTCCGTTATAACGTAAAATGGTGACATTATGAACATAAACGTATTTTCAGGGAAAAATAAAAAACTGGGCTGTTTGTTGCTGAGTGGCGTGATGCTATTTGCCTATGCCACTTCTGGATATGCCGCCAAGTTAGAGGATGTTTTAAAGCGAGGTTATTTGATCGTCGGTACTGGAAGTACCAATGCACCGTGGGGATTTTTAGGGGCAAATGGTCAATTGCAGGGATTTGATATTGATATCGCAAGAATCATTGCCAAGGGATTGTTTAACGATCTGAACAAAGTGCAGTTTGTACAACAATCCTCGGATGCCCGTATTCCAAATCTGTTGACGGACAAAGTGGATTTAACCTGCCAAGGCATGACAGTCACTGCTCAGCGGGCCCAACAGGTCGATTTCACTATTCCTTATTATCGGGAAGGCGTGGCGTTGCTGTTACTGGCAAACAGCAAGTATAAACAGGTTGATGATATGAAGGCGGCCGGTACTTCGCTGCGTGTCGCAGTATTGCAGAATGTCTATGCCGAACAGTTGGTGCATCAGGCATTACCCAAAGCGACTGTTGCGCAGTATGACAGTGTTGACTTGATGTATCAGGCGTTGAATTCGGGACGGGCAGATGCTGTTGCTACCGATCAGTCGTCCGCACGCTGGCTGATGGTCCAAACTCCTGGGCATTATCGCTCTCCTGACTATGCCTGGAGCCCGCAAAGCTATTCCTGTGCGATAAAACGTGGCGATCAGGAGTGGGAAAACTATCTCAATACCGCCTTACATGAAGCCATGACCGGGGTAGATTTCGGTGACTATGCCACTGCCTATAAGAAATGGTTTGGTGTTTCCCTGCCATCACCGGCAATCGGATTCCCGGTGGAATATAAATAAGGGGCGAATGCCTGGTGGTTTTCTCCACCGGGCATTGAGGTAACACTATGAATTATCAACTTAATTTTGCACCGGTGTGGCAAAATTTCGATCTGCTGCTATCGGGATTGTGCCTGGGGCTTGAACTGTCGTTGCTTTCGATTGTTCTGGGGTGCGTGCTGGGGCTCACTTCGGCATTTTGTATGTTATCCAGACACGCCTCGTTACGTTGGCTGGCGTTGATTTATGTCACCGTGGTGCGCAACCTGCCGATTCTGATCCTGATTCTGATGATCTACTTCGCCTTACCGAGCCTCGGTATCATGCTCGATCAGATCGGATCGTTCATTGTCACGCTGTCTCTCTATGCTGGCGCTTATCTGACCGAGGTGTTCCGGGCCGGATTGCTGAATATTCCGGCTGGACAACGTGAAGCCGGGCAGGCCATCGGGCTGAAAGAGTGGCAGATCAAGCGTTATATCGTCATTCCCATTATGTTTCGCAACGTGCTGCCATCACTGAGTAATAATTTTATCTCGCTGTTTAAAGACACTTCTTTGGCAGCGACTATCGCGGTGCCAGAACTGACGTTCTATGCCCGTAAGATCAATCTGGAAAGCTATCGGGTGATTGAAACCTGGCTGGTGACCAGTTTGCTTTACATCGTGAGCTGCTACCTGATTGCCCGCGCATTGCGGATGGTCGAACAGCGATTGGCATTGGCGCGTTAGGAGGCCTTATGAATGATCCTTTTAGCTGGTGGTACCAACTGTGGCAGGCCAAAACAACCCTTGCCCAGGGATTTATGGTCACTGTGCTGAGTTCCGGGCTGGCTATTATCGGTGGTACGGTCATGGGTACGTTGATCGGCGTAGTCATCACCTTTGGTCATCGCCTGTTACGCCTGTTATTGCGTTTATACATTGATGTGATTCGTGGTACGCCGGTACTGGTCCTGGTGTTGGCCTGCTTTTATATTGCGCCGGCTGTCGGCTGGAACATCGGTGCGTTCGAAGCGGGGGTTCTGGCACTGACTCTGTTCTGTAGTTCGCACGTAGCGGAGATTGTCCGTGGGGCGTTACAGGCGGTTCCTAAAGGCCAAAGCGAGGCCGCGAAAGCGATTGCCCTGACCTTTTATCAAGACCTGTGGTATGTGCAGCTGCCGCAAGCACTAAGACAAATTCTGCCAACCTGGGTCAACTCTGCGGCGGAAATTGTCAAGGCGTCCACCTTGCTTTCTGTCATCGGGGTGGCGGATCTACTGCTGAGTTCTCAACAGATTATCGCCCGAACCTTTATGACCCTGCCGTTCTATGCTTTCGCCGGCTTGCTGTTTTTCATCATCAACTTTTCCATTGAGTGCCTGGGGCGTTATCTGGAAAAAAAGAGTGAGGCTTCCATGAATCAGACTGTAGTAACCGCGACTTCAGGCACGCCACTGCTTACGACCAACAATCTACATAAGCGTTATGACACGGTGGAAGTGTTGAAAGGCGTCGATCTCTGTATGAATAAAAGCGATGTGGTGACGCTCATTGGTTCCAGTGGTTCTGGAAAAACCACATTGCTACGTTGTGTCAACCTGCTGGAAGAGTTTCAGCAAGGGGATATTTTATTAAATAATCAACGCATCGGTTATCACGAAAAAAACCGGCAGCGGGTTCGCCATTCCGAGAAAGTCATCGCGCAGCATCGAGCCATGACCGGTATGGCATTTCAGCAGTTCAATCTTTTTCCTCATCTCTCTGCCCTGGAAAATGTCACGTTGGGGCTGCTTAAAGTTAAAAAGATGCACAAGGATGAAGCGATAGCCACTGCTGAACGGTGGCTGGATCGGGTTGGATTGTTGGCTCGGCGAGATCATTTTCCCGGCCAGCTCTCGGGTGGTCAGCAACAGCGTGTGGCCATCGCCCGTGCTATTGCCATGAATCCGAGCCTGATGTTGTTTGATGAAGTGACCTCCGCGCTGGATCCGGAATTGGTGGGAGAAGTGCTGGCGGTGGTGAAAAGTCTGGCGGAAGAGGGCATGACCATGCTGTTGGTCACACATGAAATGCGTTTTGCCTATGAAGTTTCAGACCGGATTATTTTTATGAATCAGGGGCGCATCGAGGAAGAGGGAACACCGGAACAGCTTTTCCATCATCCACAATCGCCGCGTTTAGTCGAATTTCTTAAACATTCTCATTTTTAATCAAGGAGCTTTTTATGAGTATTACCCGTTATGGTGCCGGAGAAAAAGGCGCTGGTGGACAGCCGTTGCCTTTTGCCAGAGCGGTAGAAGCGGATGGCTGGCTGTATGTTTCCGGTCAAATTGCGATGGAAAACGGTGAGGTCGCGGAAGGGGGAATT contains the following coding sequences:
- a CDS encoding transporter substrate-binding domain-containing protein — its product is MNINVFSGKNKKLGCLLLSGVMLFAYATSGYAAKLEDVLKRGYLIVGTGSTNAPWGFLGANGQLQGFDIDIARIIAKGLFNDLNKVQFVQQSSDARIPNLLTDKVDLTCQGMTVTAQRAQQVDFTIPYYREGVALLLLANSKYKQVDDMKAAGTSLRVAVLQNVYAEQLVHQALPKATVAQYDSVDLMYQALNSGRADAVATDQSSARWLMVQTPGHYRSPDYAWSPQSYSCAIKRGDQEWENYLNTALHEAMTGVDFGDYATAYKKWFGVSLPSPAIGFPVEYK
- a CDS encoding amino acid ABC transporter permease — its product is MNYQLNFAPVWQNFDLLLSGLCLGLELSLLSIVLGCVLGLTSAFCMLSRHASLRWLALIYVTVVRNLPILILILMIYFALPSLGIMLDQIGSFIVTLSLYAGAYLTEVFRAGLLNIPAGQREAGQAIGLKEWQIKRYIVIPIMFRNVLPSLSNNFISLFKDTSLAATIAVPELTFYARKINLESYRVIETWLVTSLLYIVSCYLIARALRMVEQRLALAR
- a CDS encoding amino acid ABC transporter permease/ATP-binding protein: MNDPFSWWYQLWQAKTTLAQGFMVTVLSSGLAIIGGTVMGTLIGVVITFGHRLLRLLLRLYIDVIRGTPVLVLVLACFYIAPAVGWNIGAFEAGVLALTLFCSSHVAEIVRGALQAVPKGQSEAAKAIALTFYQDLWYVQLPQALRQILPTWVNSAAEIVKASTLLSVIGVADLLLSSQQIIARTFMTLPFYAFAGLLFFIINFSIECLGRYLEKKSEASMNQTVVTATSGTPLLTTNNLHKRYDTVEVLKGVDLCMNKSDVVTLIGSSGSGKTTLLRCVNLLEEFQQGDILLNNQRIGYHEKNRQRVRHSEKVIAQHRAMTGMAFQQFNLFPHLSALENVTLGLLKVKKMHKDEAIATAERWLDRVGLLARRDHFPGQLSGGQQQRVAIARAIAMNPSLMLFDEVTSALDPELVGEVLAVVKSLAEEGMTMLLVTHEMRFAYEVSDRIIFMNQGRIEEEGTPEQLFHHPQSPRLVEFLKHSHF